Proteins encoded within one genomic window of Gigantopelta aegis isolate Gae_Host chromosome 2, Gae_host_genome, whole genome shotgun sequence:
- the LOC121382218 gene encoding uncharacterized protein LOC121382218 isoform X2 — protein sequence MATKHSRGCCARLTDSLYGVFLESCIISFSLLSGLAVAVELLITLKIIQAPPEDGQNNGAVKSATQLTTGTTTRPIDPGGSTVDPLHITALVCHYISLGIAALFLLEILLKMLLTRKSFFVKFWQVFDAFVVIGAFSLEVVFTVIGQEVVWEEAATFVVLLRLWRVFTVCNINAKKTKAELDQEIHIWKSAKTKCEEKSSSLQDRLDRQQLKIVDLERKVAQTTKHLAEITKTHIHEKDKTTEVTNIPDPMCNGGIISNGTFRMTVQCETDENVSVRDDVVNVASDDGIPPSQTLDGGVDVMVPSVVDVTGSDGGDNNVRKTAGCPSVVVVQIEEASPQHGVTNVTDDTVKLINDVPMPLSYDNQMFDKEEEIVLRDLPVLAKHVDGTTTYRSAEGIPMTTL from the exons CAGGGGATGCTGTGCTCGGCTGACGGACAGTCTGTATGGAGTCTTTTTGGAGTCGTGCATTATCTCCTTCTCCCTACTCTCGGGTCTGGCTGTCGCCGTGGAGCTACTCATCACTCTCAAGATCATCCAAG ctCCGCCAGAAGATGGACAAAATAACGGAGCCGTCAAATCAGCAACTCAGCTTACTACCGGCACAACCACACGACCTATCGACCCAGGGGGCAGCACCGTAGACCCATTGCACATTACAGCATTAGTGTGTCACTATATAAGTCTCGGCATTGcagcattatttttattagag ATACTTTTGAAGATGCTACTCACAAGGAAAAGCTTCTTTGTCAAGTTCTGGCAG GTTTTCGACGCCTTTGTCGTAATCGGCGCATTCTCACTGGAGGTTGTGTTTACCGTCATAGGTCAGGAGGTTGTGTGGGAGGAGGCTGCCACGTTTGTCGTTCTACTGAGGTTGTGGCGGGTATTCACTGTGTGCAATA tcaATGCTAAGAAAACGAAAGCAGAGCTGGATCAGGAAATTCACATTTGGAAATCAGCTAAGACGAAGTGCGAAGAAAAGAGCTCTTCTCTACAGGACAGACTGGACAGGCAACAG tTGAAAATTGTGGACTTGGAGCGGAAGGTTGCCCAGACCACGAAGCACTTGGCGGAGATAACAAAAACTCACATACACGAGAAAGATAAGACGACAGAAGTCACTAATATACCAG acCCTATGTGCAATGGAGGCATTATTTCCAACGGAACTTTCAGGATGACGGTACAATGTGAAACCGACGAGAATGTGTCAGTTCGCGATGATGTCGTTAATGTTGCAAGTGATGATGGCATTCCTCCCTCACAGACACTGGATGGAGGTGTTGACGTCATGGTACCTAGTGTTGTTGACGTCACTGGTTCCGACGGTGGCGATAACAACGTCAGAAAGACAGCAGGATGTCCGAGTGTTGTTGTCGTTCAGATCGAAGAGGCCTCACCTCAACACGGCGTCACCAACGTCACCGACGACACAGTCAAACTCATTAACG ATGTTCCGATGCCATTGTCGTATGataaccagatgtttgacaAGGAAGAGGAAATCGTACTGAGAGATCTCCCCGTCTTGGCCAAACACGTAGACGGAACGACAACGTACAGGAGCGCT GAAGGAATTCCGATGACTACATTATGA
- the LOC121382218 gene encoding uncharacterized protein LOC121382218 isoform X1: MCRHSYIVVSASSRGCCARLTDSLYGVFLESCIISFSLLSGLAVAVELLITLKIIQAPPEDGQNNGAVKSATQLTTGTTTRPIDPGGSTVDPLHITALVCHYISLGIAALFLLEILLKMLLTRKSFFVKFWQVFDAFVVIGAFSLEVVFTVIGQEVVWEEAATFVVLLRLWRVFTVCNINAKKTKAELDQEIHIWKSAKTKCEEKSSSLQDRLDRQQLKIVDLERKVAQTTKHLAEITKTHIHEKDKTTEVTNIPDPMCNGGIISNGTFRMTVQCETDENVSVRDDVVNVASDDGIPPSQTLDGGVDVMVPSVVDVTGSDGGDNNVRKTAGCPSVVVVQIEEASPQHGVTNVTDDTVKLINDVPMPLSYDNQMFDKEEEIVLRDLPVLAKHVDGTTTYRSAEGIPMTTL, encoded by the exons CAGGGGATGCTGTGCTCGGCTGACGGACAGTCTGTATGGAGTCTTTTTGGAGTCGTGCATTATCTCCTTCTCCCTACTCTCGGGTCTGGCTGTCGCCGTGGAGCTACTCATCACTCTCAAGATCATCCAAG ctCCGCCAGAAGATGGACAAAATAACGGAGCCGTCAAATCAGCAACTCAGCTTACTACCGGCACAACCACACGACCTATCGACCCAGGGGGCAGCACCGTAGACCCATTGCACATTACAGCATTAGTGTGTCACTATATAAGTCTCGGCATTGcagcattatttttattagag ATACTTTTGAAGATGCTACTCACAAGGAAAAGCTTCTTTGTCAAGTTCTGGCAG GTTTTCGACGCCTTTGTCGTAATCGGCGCATTCTCACTGGAGGTTGTGTTTACCGTCATAGGTCAGGAGGTTGTGTGGGAGGAGGCTGCCACGTTTGTCGTTCTACTGAGGTTGTGGCGGGTATTCACTGTGTGCAATA tcaATGCTAAGAAAACGAAAGCAGAGCTGGATCAGGAAATTCACATTTGGAAATCAGCTAAGACGAAGTGCGAAGAAAAGAGCTCTTCTCTACAGGACAGACTGGACAGGCAACAG tTGAAAATTGTGGACTTGGAGCGGAAGGTTGCCCAGACCACGAAGCACTTGGCGGAGATAACAAAAACTCACATACACGAGAAAGATAAGACGACAGAAGTCACTAATATACCAG acCCTATGTGCAATGGAGGCATTATTTCCAACGGAACTTTCAGGATGACGGTACAATGTGAAACCGACGAGAATGTGTCAGTTCGCGATGATGTCGTTAATGTTGCAAGTGATGATGGCATTCCTCCCTCACAGACACTGGATGGAGGTGTTGACGTCATGGTACCTAGTGTTGTTGACGTCACTGGTTCCGACGGTGGCGATAACAACGTCAGAAAGACAGCAGGATGTCCGAGTGTTGTTGTCGTTCAGATCGAAGAGGCCTCACCTCAACACGGCGTCACCAACGTCACCGACGACACAGTCAAACTCATTAACG ATGTTCCGATGCCATTGTCGTATGataaccagatgtttgacaAGGAAGAGGAAATCGTACTGAGAGATCTCCCCGTCTTGGCCAAACACGTAGACGGAACGACAACGTACAGGAGCGCT GAAGGAATTCCGATGACTACATTATGA